The sequence TTGATAGAAATTGACAACATTGTTAGCATCATCTGGAGCTTTTCTTTTCaaatacttttccataatttgATTGACGCCAGTGTTAGACGACGGACGGTGTGTCGCCAGGTGGTGAGGCTTCCAGCTAAGGAAGGGGACAGATGCAAGGCAAGGATGGAGGCAGGAGGAATGCACTGGAGTCGAGTCAAGTTGTACTCATTGGCTCGCTGCTGGGCTCCTTGCCGCTTGGCCGCTTCTATGTGATGTGTCAAACTACCAATGCTTTAGATGGGCCGCACGCCTGGCCTAGCTGGTAGGCCTGGCAAGGGTGTAGTGGTGCATGTTTTTGGGTTAGGGGATTGCACTTGTGGTAAAAACTTGGTGGAAATAACTAAAAAATGATTTGGGCCATGGTGCCAGTGCACGAGGGACAACTAATGTAGCTTCGCCACTGGCTGCATAGGCATCTCCGGTAGTGCCGCCCAGCGATTCTGACCTCCACCGTCCACTTGTTTACCTGTGGATGCAAAGGAACCTCATTATTTTAGAAATAGCTCACGGTAAACTTGTACTCAAAATTATGGATGCAGCGGAACCGATAGTGCACTGAAACCGACTTGTTCTTGCGCCTTCCTCTCTACAATCTCCTCCACCAGCCGTTGTGGCGTTGCTCTCTTTGAGACCGGCCTTACCTGCACAACGGCCACTCTTCGCCGCACTTGATCTGCATCTTGTGTTCTCACCGTCGTGACCCTCTGCTTCTAGGTGACGCCTGGTCTCCCACTATTGCTAACGACCCTAACATGCCTCCCCGTCCTAACCTAGAAGCTCGTCACCACCACCGCCGTGTCCGTTGTCCCGGTGACTGAAACCTGGTTCACCTCCACGTCCGTTGTGACCATCTCCACATCTGCACAAGCAATTAGACATAGAGTACACAAATAAGCACAAAATTTCTATGAGGCCTAGCTACAAGCACCTAAGGAAGTGACAGGCATGCATGCACCCTCCGCGCCTGGCCCTACGTGCGCACCCGGGACATCCATTCCAACATTCTTGCAGGACTCACAATACGTGTATGTTACCACGGTACTCtactactccctccatttcacgTATTAGGATATGAGAGTTTTTCAAAGTGTTTTTTGATCATTAAGGtctcttacaatatattatcaattgctatgaagctaatatcttattaaaaatatatgtaatatgaatCTATCGATACATCTTTCGTTTGTACACTAAACATGCGCATAAATTGACTAATCATTGGTTAAAATTTATGAAGtttgacctttttttttaatcctaatATGCTCTGTACTTttaaacggagggagtataatTTAACCCAGGCACGTCTGTAGCATGCACACATTGATCAATCTCCACAAACGCTTAAACCCAAAACCACGGCAACCAAACGCACGCCAAACAAAGCAACCAGCATGTACGAGCATGAAGTCCAGTGCCACCAATGACATGGCACTCCCTCTCCTCCTGCCATCCGTTGCGGCGAGGATCATCAAACAACATTCGACGCCGTGCCAACAAGGTCAAGGAGGCCATAAAAGTACATCACCCGTGCAGTACCAGTGCTCTTTGCCAGACACGccgagaagaagaggagaagggcGGGGAGAGGATCGAGAGGATAAGATGTCTAAGAATGAATTTGAGTGTTATACTCTTTTTTCCCTTGGTTGAGTTTTGTCCACTGAGTTTTCTCAGCGTAATATTTTTAACGAGACAATGCACACAATGACAAGATGACATGATCGAGCTCTTTTTTTCTTAACGAGGCATGAGTAGGTGTGTGAAATGTGTCAAGGGAGAGCGTTGTAATATAGGCTCATATATGGGATTGTATGTGTGGACACAACCTAAACTAAGCCCATAGAGGCATGGTCTTTAGGTCTATCAGTGGTATTAAGTTTAGCCCTATATTGCCAATCAAATGCAATAGGGGTCCCTCGACACATAAGGAGAGGAGGGTTCCCATATTATACACAATCAACAATAAAGTTGAGCAGTGTTGTACTACAAAACTGTTTAGagttgttgaaaaaaaaatattggacagttttttattaaaaatattggTTTTGAATAGGCCTCCATTGCTATATGGTGGATTAGTGATATGATCACACATGGCTTAGTTCGAGGGCACTCCAATCTAGCAGTGGCCATTTGCACAAGGCGTCATGGCCATTTTGCCTCTGTATGGATCTCAGAGTGTGAAGTGCCAACATATGCACCTCTATGCCTCATTTCTTCCGCAGCATGTCTAATCAACGTACCCAAAACACTAGCAGATCCTGTTTCAGGCTTTCAACTAATTTAGCTTACGGGCAATGCACATGCGCGCGCACCATGCAAGCACCAAAATTGGTGTAACGCAGGACAGGAACAACGACGTCGAAGACGCGGCGATCGGTGATGCTCCAGGGCAACGCGTGGCATCATCTCGGTGTTGGTCGACCGAGGGGCGCGGGGAGCACGTCGTGGCAGGGGTGACCGCAGAGGCACAGACCGTCGCTGAGCTCAGCGGCAGACTTGTTTTCATTTCACTGAACAAAACATATATCGTCGTTAACATCATGTTGAATCAGTAAGGCATCCCCGTGTCCTCGTGATCGATCTCGTCACGAAAAATGTTCGCACAGTTCGGCACCTCATCAATTCATATTGACCTCGGTATCACAAGGTTTTCTCCGTTGATTATAACTTGGCATGAATCTCGACACAGCGCCAGTTTTCAATAACGATACTTTTATATTACCACAAAGCATATCCGACACACAGAACTGGTAGATATGCAGGAAATGAAAAACTCAAGTAAATCTAACAGATAGGTAGAACATAAAAGTTTCTTCACTCAATAATAGTAGAAACGCcgaaagacaaaaaaaaaaaaaatcactctaGGGATAAATATGATATAGTAAGACCTGTAGTGGTCTAGCCACACTAAATAACGTTCTAGCTGAAGTTGCTGTAAACCCCTAATACTGTAGTACCTAGGTATTACTACTGCTACTTATTCGGCAGATCTCCTtatgccatgcatgcatccagCTCAAAAAATTATTCTGGTGACGACCGACGACGCCTGATCACATGATGGAGCAGCTGTTGGCGTTATCGTCGTTCAGGTAGGCCGTCACGTCGTCGGGCACGTTCTGGTACGGGTCGGACTCGCCCCACCCGCTTCCTGCGTATACCGGGTGGGAGTAGGTGACCTCCGTCGTCGGGGTGCTGTGTCGTGCCGGGgcctcctccggcggcggggCGCCGTACCACACGTACGGCGGGTACGAGGGCATGGCGGAGTAGTCGGGGAACGGCGGGACGGGCTGGAGCGACGGCGGCTCGTGGATGCGGCGCGCCCCGGTCCAGGTGCTCGATtccgcgtcgtcgtcgtcgtcgtcgtcatcgtcatccGCCGGGCGGGGGCTCACGATGGTGACGCTCGTCCGCAGCCTGGACTCGAGCCGCTCCTTGAGCGCCTCCGCGTCGGGGTTGCCGGTCACCACCACCCGCCCGTTCTCGAGGAACAACACCTCGTTCACCCCTGCGGACGTACGCGCGCAGATCGcacgtgcgtgcatgcatgcatggagtaGTCAGATCGagacgtacgtacgtacgtaagCTACATGGCTAACGTaaattaagcatgcatgtaCGTACCATCCATGTACTTGATGGACTTGCGGATCTTGTGGGCGGCGCTGTACATCTCCACGTCGATCGACAGGGTGACGGGCGCCATTGCCGTCGTCGCCGATGCTCGATCCGCTCGACGATACCTGGCTCTCTAAGCTCTGACGACGGACGCGGGGCGTTGGCTGCGGCTGCGATTGATGTGCATGTCATGGCGTGGTGGTGTGGTATTTATACACGGGGGAGGTGATCGTTGATGggaactttcttttttttaaggaaaagaaTCGGCAGGTATCCCTTCTTTGAAAGGAAATGTATAGTCGGAATCCATCGGCGGGGCTAGACTTTCCTCGATTAGGACATCCGACGGTCCGTCGAACTCTCGACGGATCTCTTCTTCCAGTAGATCGGCGTTTGTTTCCATCCTGGGAGCCGGGAATAATTGGTAAGGAAACAGGGTTCGTCTTTGTGGCGCCTTCTGAACTCCAATTTACCTCATTACCTTCTATTTTCTGCATTTGATTGTGGATTCGCAGTATCCGTGCTTTGCCGCTTTCCCTGGCGAGCCACCATTCTACAAAAGGAAATATTCGCTAACaggattatttatttatattaaagttCGTATTGAAAGAGTATGGAGtatgtgagaaaaaaaataaagttatagaataataaataaataaatattagatgAGAGATATTGACGGTGTGTCCACGTGGCTTAGTGGATTTGCCTATCCCCAccattctagaaaaaaaattaccctACGTGTTGGGCTGGATGGATCGAGTCGGATGCATGTGGCCCAGTCCAACTGACGTGCCCATGGCCGTGTAGTATTTGGCCCGGATCAAACCATGTTAACAGGAAGGTACAAGTGCTGTCTAGAAAAAAGGTGTTGGTAAAGTTGCTTAGAGGACAATGAAATGTTGGCGTTTGGAGCACTAAAACACTCTGAAAATCGATGCTTGGTTCGATCCATCCAGCCCAACACGGGGGAGGTGATCGTTGATGggaactttcttttttttaaggaaaagaaTCGGCAGGTATCCCTTCTTTGAAAGGAAATGTATAATCGGAATCCATCGGCAGGGCTCGATGGAACGCTAGACTTTCCTCGATTAGGACATCCGACGGTCCGTCGAACTCTCGACGGATCTCTTCTTCCAGTAGATCGGCGTTTGTTTCCATCCTGAGCAGTGACGGATCTAGTATTTTTTCATAAGTAGACATTCAAATTTTTAAGACTATAAATtcagtaaaaaaatataaaatttgataaaagacAATACAAATTCGGTAATTTAGTATAATATAGTAAATTCAACAATAAATCTCAAATTTATAAAACTGCAATATAAATAATCTAAACATAACATAAGGTCTTACATAAGTGGAAGATTATATCATTACGATACTATTCTAAATTCTTCACTTTGCGTTTTCTCATGGTCATGAAAGACTCGATTATGTCATCCTCACTTACATTAGAGAAGATATCTCTCTCGATATATGTGACTAAACAATTATTCAACAACTCATCACCCATTCTATTTCTTAACTTATCCTTCACTAAACTCAATGCCgaaaatactctttcaacacTTGTCGTCGCCACCGATATGATCGATACCAATTTAAGAAGCAAATACACAAAGTCATAAATAATATGCTTATTCGTTTCAACAAGCCTAATAGAGAGCTCACCAAGATTGTTTAGACCTTTGAATCTATCATTTTTTCTCATGTCATCAATAAAGTTATCAAGTTGGAGTTCAAGTCTTATCAATTCCACACTTGAAAAATCCTTGGGATAAAACTTGGCAAGCCTAAGGACTTTATGTGCATCATAAGAATCAAAATAATTGAAGGGATTCAATGCTGACATGCAAATAAGCAACTCCATATTTACCTCATCAAACCGATTGTCAAGCTCTGGTCGGATTTGATCAATGACACCAATATACACTTCTGttctataatgatcatcaaTTGTATGAACCGGATAAAACTGTGGGGATCTTGCATGAGGCACATATCTACTATCCAAAGGAGGAATAGCAATGTCATGTTTAATGCAAAATAATGTAACCTTTCTTTCAAAGAATTCTTCCCACCTATGAGACCTCATTTGTTGCAGTCTTCCCTTCGCCAAAGAAACAAGTGACATTGCATTAACAATATCCTGGTCCCTCTTTTGCAAAGATTAAGACAACTCATTTGTGTATCCAAGAATGATAAGCATCAAGTGTGCATtgaaaacaaactcaaatgactccAAAATATCAACCATAGCATGTATGTTCGGCCAATCATCCCTTTGTTTGGGATCCTTTCCAAGAGTTATAAGTACTTCTTGAATTGTAGAATACATATCAATAATAtgcaaaatagttttataatgaGAACCCCACCGAGTGTCACCGGGCCTAGTTATCACCatctcttgatttaatccactCCCACTGTCTATTTCACCCAACTCAAGTGCAATCTTAAGTTTTTGAGCTCTAACATCTCGAAGCATATCATGGCGCTTACAAGAAACTCCAATAATATTCAGCAAGCAAGAAACTTGTCCAAAGAAAGTGTCCCAACCAACATTTCCCTTGGCAACAGTAACAAGAACCAATTAAAATTTATGTGCAAAACAGTGGATGTAATAAGCAGAAGGAGACtctttcatgatcaatattttcAGCCCATTAATCTCTCCTTTCATGTTACTAGCCCCATCATATCCTTGCCCACGAATTTGAGTAAGAGTCAAGTGGTGACCAACAAGTAAAGACTAAATTGCTGCCTTAAGTGACAAAGAACTAGTATTGGCTACATGAACTACTCCAAGAAACCTCTCACACACCCTTCCAAGTTTATCAACATAATGCAAACAAAGAGCTAGTTATTCTTTATATGATATATCACTAGACTCATCAACTATAATTGCATAGTGATCATCACCAAGTTCTTCAATTATATGTCTAGTGGTTTCTCCGGCACAAAATTTAATAATTTACTTTTGTATCTTAGGGGAAGTCAAAATGCAATTTTttggagcatttttcagaacAACCTTATTAACCTCTTCATTATTTTCTGCAAGCTAGTCCAAAAGTTCAAGGAAGTTCCCTTTATTGCTAGATTCCTCACTTTTATCATGTCCACAGTATGGCAAACCTTGACGCAAAAGAAACCTCAAACATCTAAATGAATAGGTCAACCTAACCTTGTAGAGACTTAGATCATGTTGTGACACCTCCAGAATAACATCATCAATTGGTTTACCTTGCACAAATAAATCATATCTCTCTTGCGCAGCTTTGTGAGCACTATCTATACCTCCCACATGTTTGTCAAGTGCATCACTACCTATATTCCAATTTCTCCAACCACCCTTAACAAATTTACTGCCTCCTTTGCCAAATAAATAACATACCATGCAAAATGTTGCATCCTTCTCAATACTATATTCAAGCCAAGGATATTTATGGAACCAAATAATACTAAAGCGATGATCGTTACCGTATATGTTCCTGGTTGGGTAATCATGGGTATAAGGTTGGCATGGACCTTTTAGAATATATCCTCTCCGAACTGTATTTTGATCATTGGTATTATAGCTTGTAATAGGCACTCTTAAGCCAGGATCATGTTCGAGACGATCAATATCACAAATTGgaggtggttcttgttcttgatgtCGCTCTTCAGCTACAACCGGAATCGAAACATTATGTGGTTGTTCTTGAGATTGCTCTTTAGCCATAGCCGGAATCGGAGAtgattcttgttcttgagtttgagCATGTTTTTCAGTcacaattttcttttcctttgctTCATGTTTCCGGAAAAGTGAAGCAATATCTCCATGCCTCTTCATCTCTGTAAAGCAACCATGATTGAAACCAATTATTCAGAAAAAGTGACAGTAGCTGTGAGAcgcaatagaaaaaaaaagacgcTTACCGCTCCAGGCTCGACTTGGCCTCCGCCGCTGCCACGGTAGGCTCGTCAGACGATGCCAGGGACACGCGGACACGATCCTGCTCCTGCTAGTCTGCTACTGCAAGAAAAACCAAACAATGAGGTTCGATACGATCATACGAGAAAATGATGGAAGTGGGGCTACGGATGGACCGATGGTCGATGGACGTACTCATGTACTGACATACCAGGTGCAAGGTGCTGCCAGATGCCTTGCCGGATGGACCGATGGATAATGGATTGATGCTTTGATGGTCTGCAATTGCAAGGTGCTGCGGATGCCTTGCCGGATGAACCGATGGATAATGGATTGATGCCTTGATGGAAGTACCAGCTTACCATACCAGGGGAGCAACCAATTGGACCGATGGTCGATGGATCGACCCCTTTTGTTCTACCTTGCGCAGTTGCGCTATCAGCGATTTCGCCTTTTTTTTTGGGTTCGGTGATTGCGCTACAaccgaggacgaggaggcgaggAGACTCGGCAGCGGCGCGAGGAGGCGAGTCGTCGCGACGATCACCGAAACCAGTCGTGggctttttcaatttttttacaacCGGGCTAAGTAATTACTAATCGGACTGGGCTGGACCAGGGTAGTCCTGGGCCTACCAGGACTACCCTGTGGGTCCTCCCCTGATCCTGAGAGCCGGGAATAATTGGTAAGGAAATGGGGTTCGTCTTCGTGGCGCCTTCTGAACTCCGGTTTACCTCATTACCTGCCATTTTCTGCATTCGATTGTGGATTCGCCGTATCCGTGCTTTGCCACTTTCCCTGGCGAGCCACCATTCAATCTCCACAAACGCTTAAACCCGAGACCACAGCAACCAAACGCACGCCAAACAAAGCAACCAGTGTTACCAACCTGAAGGACCAAGAAGAGCAGGTGGATCGGTCTGATCGGGAGGGAGTTGCGCTGGAGCAGCGAGAGCGACCAGTTCGCTAGAGGAAGCCAAGTCGCAAGGACTTTTGGCTGGAATGGCAGGTTTAGCTGGAGAGGATCGAGAGGACAAGATGTCTAAAAATGAATTCGAGTGTTATACTCTTTTTTCCCTTGGTTGAGTTTTGTCCATTGAGTTTTCTCAATGTAAGATTTTTAACGAGACAATACATGCAATGACAAAATAACATGAGCTCTTTTCTTCTTAACGAGGCATGAGTAGGCGTGTGAAATGTGTCAAGGGGGAGTGTTGTAATATAGGCTCATACATGGGATTATATGTGTGGACACAACCTAAACTAAGCCCATCGAGGCATGGTCTATTGCCAATCAAATGTAATAGGGGTCctgttgatagtaaaaaatgGCATGGCTAGATTTttttatacaccggatagtccggtgacaaATGACGTGTCATCGCCGGATTATCCGGTTCTTATAGTTCGATTTCGGTCAGAAGACATGCTTTCtagaaaaaatagtccggtgaggggCTCATTGaacgccagactatccggtgcttaTAGTTCGAATTTTGTGTAATAAAACATGCTCTCTAtataaaatagtccggtgaatgATTCGGTTAAAACGCCGGAGTGTAGAAGGTCAATTTGTGCCCaaaacttgctctctggaagaaatggtcCAATGGAGATTCTggggtatcaccggactatccggtgtgtagaaggtcaatttgcATCGAAAACTTGCGCTCTGGAAAAAATGGTCTGGTAGAGATTCCGGGgtatcaccggagtatccggtgagaagaagaaggtttttaACCGAAAACATGTTCTTCGGTGAAAATTGTCCGATGAGGTCTTTGATGAtcgccagatcatccagtgcgttcaaaaggaaaactttgcacaaaatttgctctctgcaaatattggtccggtaacatgctccggtgagtataaacgTGATGTCGGAATATGCGATGTGTGCAAGACCGAGTCTTAGAGTTTCGACCAAGTGAACtcgctagatggtccggtgttctggagtttgttttcatcggaccatccggtgttcggTCCGAAACCGAATCGAAGTGGAATCGTCGATTTGTTCAGATCTCTTTCACGATTTTGGTCGAACAAGGTGTGTTTAGagttggaatagagtcctactttgaTTCCCTAGGGTCAAGACTATACcccccccttataaatagtcaaggggtggaggccgattgcatatccatcagtcaatcgcatatattgcatctacttttcgtTTTGCCTTTACTTTTCTACAAGTTAGGGTTAGTTGTTTGCTGCTACTTCGAATTTCTGTGGTTTGGGTGTTAGTTCTGTGTCAATTTGCTTGTAAATTGTCCGGCGGCGATCCCCAAGGTTGCCGGTCAAAACCTTTGCTTTTTTGCTTATAAACAAGTTGTGTGTCACTGCGAAAAGCGACAAGTATCCTTGATAGAAACCGTGTTGGCGAGGTGTTGCCCAATTCCGCGCCAACACAAATTGGCAACTCCGCTGGGGAACGACAGTTCTCCATCAACATCCACAACTAGGGTTTCGGCATCGACATCCCCTGCACCTTGCTGCGCTATGTCTAAGGAGGAGGGAGCCGAAATCAACATGGACAATATCATCTCGCCTACGTTTGAAGAGCTTCCTGAGGAGGATCGCCAAGCTATTGAAGCTCAAAAGCGGGAGGTTaagaagatgatgcttgcatgcTATCAGAAAACACGTCaaggtgtcatcaagaagggcgATCCGATGTCAATCGTCCACGTCAAGCATGATGTAAAGACCGATGTAAGTGATTCTACTCATGATTTCAAAGAGCACATTGCTCATATGTTAGATCAGTCTGTTGGTGCTGCTATGTTCAATAATTCTGAAACATTGGTTAAGAGTCTAGATCATGTACTGTCTAGTCATGTTAGGGCTTTGTTTATTGAATTGCAAGATGAAAAGGGTAAAAAATAGCCCCAACTACATGATGCTAGCACCTCAAATTCCAACGATGGTAATCAATTTCAGCAAATACCATTAGTTTCATCGGGACAATTTGCAACACCTTTGCCTACACAACAAATATGCCGATGCAACGAACTCATAGCCGACCCAATGATGGTCCGGTTGGTATGGTAACGCCTCTGTTTAATACACTGAGTACTAGCAAGCCGGAGGTATCCTCATTTGTTTTTCTAGTTCCGACTACTTCATCTAGCATAACTAGTTCGGTTCAGTATGTGGCCAATAGCCGgtctgctgaaatttcagcaagtatGCCATTAGTTCCGTACAACACCATGGTATATAGCACACCTCCTATACCCCAACAAGTACTGGCATACCCTATGGTATGTTGCCGGATACTTACTTCAATGTGACTTTACAAAATACTCTACATATGCAACACGTGACTTCACACTCTCATGATACGCCATAACAACAATCTTTTAGGCCACAACCACATGCTAATGCGTCATCCAATCGGCCTATGGCCGAAACACTTCCTGGGCTTGAAAGCATAAAAGAGCAAATGATTAATATTTTAAGGGAATATTTTGGGGTAGCGCTCAAAGGTAAATCACGTGTTTATCAAAAATCATACCCTGATTATTATGACACAATTTCATATCCATATGAGTTTAAGAACCCTGATTTTGTCAAGTTTAATGGGGAGGATGGTAGAACTACAATGGAGCATATAGGTCATTTTCTTGCACAATATGGTGAAGCCGGTAGTAGTGATGTTTTAAGattgcatttatttcctttGTCACTTTTCAGCAATGGatttacttggtttacttca is a genomic window of Phragmites australis chromosome 24, lpPhrAust1.1, whole genome shotgun sequence containing:
- the LOC133907150 gene encoding uncharacterized protein LOC133907150 → MAPVTLSIDVEMYSAAHKIRKSIKYMDGVNEVLFLENGRVVVTGNPDAEALKERLESRLRTSVTIVSPRPADDDDDDDDDDAESSTWTGARRIHEPPSLQPVPPFPDYSAMPSYPPYVWYGAPPPEEAPARHSTPTTEVTYSHPVYAGSGWGESDPYQNVPDDVTAYLNDDNANSCSIM